A genomic segment from Syntrophotalea acetylenivorans encodes:
- the dnaX gene encoding DNA polymerase III subunit gamma/tau: MSYLVLARKYRPQSFEDLVGQEHVSRTLVNAINSGRVHHAFLFTGARGVGKTSAARIFAKALNCEQGLSPQPCQKCPSCVEITAGQGQDVFEIDGASNTGVDDIRELRENIRYLPAHSRFKLFIIDEVHMLSINAFNALLKTLEEPPDHAKFIFATTEPHKIPITILSRCQRFDFRKISLPAVTTRLREIADSEKIEISDRSLALVARRGEGSMRDSLSTLDQVLAFCGNQVADEEIQGLLGMVDRRLLLDTVEGVVEHDSRRVLDSVRRVDDLGHSFRQFCQELVECFRALVLIKVVEEPGDLLDTTVDELAQLQQLADQGSVEDLQRVLTLLVKTEAELAGSTFPRLALEMTLVRLTHLPPGKDIGALLRKVEDLERRLAGNGPVVAPVAVPASAASPQSFHGEELPPAKVMPVAEPTAVEPAAVSGPPRASSAAAQGGWPELVAHIRKQRPRIGSILEHGRPVCFALPDLEVGFVSGSFHLEQMKDSETATVFQKLAEGFFQQSLNVRIVAVDDGHGGRVPPSLAEERRSQETGRREKLEKEARDHPVVQAAQEILGGEIIEIKPIDKENPQE; this comes from the coding sequence ATGTCTTATCTGGTTCTGGCTCGAAAGTACCGGCCCCAGAGTTTTGAGGATCTGGTTGGTCAGGAGCATGTCAGCCGGACTCTCGTCAATGCGATCAATTCCGGGCGTGTTCATCACGCCTTTCTGTTCACCGGTGCGCGTGGTGTCGGTAAAACTTCGGCGGCAAGGATTTTTGCCAAGGCGCTCAACTGTGAACAAGGCCTCTCGCCGCAACCCTGCCAGAAGTGCCCCTCTTGTGTGGAGATCACCGCAGGCCAGGGTCAGGACGTTTTCGAAATCGACGGCGCCTCGAATACCGGTGTGGATGATATCCGAGAGTTACGGGAAAATATCCGTTATCTGCCTGCTCATTCCCGCTTTAAGCTTTTCATTATCGATGAAGTGCATATGCTTTCCATCAACGCCTTCAACGCTCTGTTGAAGACTCTGGAAGAGCCGCCGGATCACGCCAAGTTCATTTTTGCCACTACCGAGCCGCATAAAATCCCCATTACTATTTTGTCCCGTTGTCAGCGTTTCGACTTTCGCAAGATTTCATTGCCGGCAGTGACGACTCGATTGCGGGAAATTGCAGACTCTGAAAAAATCGAGATTTCTGACCGTTCTTTGGCGCTGGTTGCCCGGCGGGGTGAGGGCAGTATGCGTGATTCGCTGTCGACCCTCGATCAGGTTCTTGCCTTTTGCGGCAACCAGGTAGCTGACGAAGAGATTCAGGGCCTGCTGGGCATGGTCGATCGCCGGTTGCTGCTCGATACGGTGGAGGGAGTCGTTGAACACGATAGCCGTCGGGTGCTTGACAGCGTGCGCCGGGTTGATGATCTGGGCCATTCATTTCGCCAGTTCTGTCAGGAGTTGGTCGAGTGTTTTCGGGCGCTTGTTCTGATCAAGGTCGTAGAAGAGCCGGGAGATTTGCTGGATACCACGGTTGATGAGCTGGCTCAATTGCAGCAATTGGCCGATCAGGGGTCTGTTGAAGATCTGCAGAGGGTTCTGACTCTGTTGGTCAAGACCGAGGCTGAGCTGGCTGGCTCCACCTTTCCGCGTTTGGCCCTTGAAATGACTTTGGTGCGACTGACCCATCTGCCGCCGGGCAAGGATATCGGTGCCTTGTTGCGTAAGGTTGAAGATCTGGAGCGGCGGCTGGCCGGTAATGGTCCCGTTGTCGCCCCGGTCGCTGTCCCGGCGTCCGCAGCGAGCCCGCAGTCGTTTCATGGGGAAGAGCTGCCGCCGGCCAAGGTCATGCCTGTGGCTGAGCCCACGGCAGTCGAGCCGGCTGCAGTGAGCGGGCCGCCGCGAGCGTCCTCCGCTGCGGCTCAGGGCGGTTGGCCGGAGCTGGTAGCGCATATTCGCAAACAGCGGCCGCGCATCGGCAGTATTCTGGAGCATGGGCGGCCTGTGTGTTTTGCTCTTCCTGATCTGGAAGTTGGCTTTGTATCGGGTTCTTTTCATCTGGAACAGATGAAAGATAGCGAAACAGCGACGGTCTTTCAGAAGCTGGCTGAAGGTTTTTTTCAGCAGTCTCTGAATGTTCGTATTGTGGCGGTAGACGACGGTCATGGCGGCCGAGTTCCTCCTTCGCTGGCGGAAGAGCGACGTTCGCAGGAAACGGGTCGTAGAGAGAAGTTGGAGAAAGAGGCTCGGGATCATCCGGTCGTTCAGGCGGCTCAGGAAATTCTGGGTGGAGAAATTATAGAGATTAAGCCGATAGACAAGGAGAACCCGCAGGAGTAA
- a CDS encoding PAS domain-containing protein, with protein MKNASLLTKIFEQIPDFLAVINRDLRIEMCNWRGGYEYVPEHLRRLGAHCYNLFYPDQGRPCNDCHVLEVFRSGKTLVREKFNPRIGHVEVRCFPIFDRRGEVFLVAEQICNIAERKKMQMRLSQQYTYLKTLADVIPVPMFSKDAAGRYLGCNKTFEQYLGCTREEIVGKSVYDLAPKEMADIYYAKDQELFRQGGFSVTKVP; from the coding sequence ATGAAGAACGCCTCGTTGTTGACAAAGATTTTTGAGCAGATTCCGGATTTTCTTGCCGTGATCAATCGGGATCTACGAATTGAAATGTGCAATTGGCGCGGTGGTTATGAGTATGTGCCGGAGCACCTTCGGCGCTTGGGGGCGCACTGCTACAACCTGTTTTATCCTGATCAGGGTCGGCCCTGTAATGATTGTCATGTATTGGAGGTTTTTCGAAGTGGAAAGACCCTGGTGCGGGAAAAATTCAACCCCCGTATCGGTCATGTCGAGGTTCGCTGTTTCCCCATTTTCGACCGGCGGGGCGAAGTGTTTCTGGTGGCGGAGCAGATCTGCAATATTGCCGAGCGCAAGAAGATGCAGATGCGTTTATCTCAGCAGTATACCTATTTAAAAACACTTGCAGATGTCATCCCGGTTCCCATGTTTTCGAAAGATGCTGCCGGCCGATATTTGGGATGTAATAAAACATTTGAGCAATATCTCGGTTGTACCAGGGAGGAGATAGTCGGCAAGTCGGTATACGACCTGGCACCGAAAGAAATGGCCGACATATATTATGCAAAAGACCAGGAACTGTTCCGTCAGGGGGGGTTCAGTGTTACGAAAGTACCTTAG
- the rbr gene encoding rubrerythrin — translation MAELKGSKTEQNLLEAFAGESQARNKYTYFAAVAKKEGYQQIAALFEETANQEKAHAKLHLKALEGIGDTIANLKEAAAGEHEEWTEMYPRMAKEAREEGFVQLAIMFEGIGAIEKAHQERYQKLLEAVEAGTVFAKPEPTSWECRNCGHHLIDTGKAAELCAVCKHPQAFFEITKTNF, via the coding sequence ATGGCAGAATTAAAAGGGAGCAAAACCGAGCAGAATCTTTTGGAAGCCTTTGCCGGCGAATCTCAGGCACGCAACAAGTACACCTACTTCGCGGCTGTCGCCAAAAAAGAAGGTTATCAGCAGATCGCCGCCCTGTTCGAAGAAACAGCCAACCAGGAAAAAGCCCATGCCAAGCTGCACCTGAAAGCCCTGGAAGGCATCGGCGACACCATTGCAAATCTTAAAGAAGCGGCTGCCGGCGAACACGAGGAATGGACCGAAATGTACCCTCGCATGGCCAAAGAAGCCCGCGAAGAAGGCTTTGTTCAGTTGGCCATCATGTTCGAGGGCATTGGCGCCATTGAGAAAGCCCACCAGGAACGCTACCAGAAACTGCTCGAAGCCGTCGAGGCCGGCACCGTATTCGCCAAACCGGAACCGACTTCCTGGGAATGCCGCAACTGTGGTCACCACCTGATCGACACGGGCAAGGCAGCTGAGCTTTGCGCAGTGTGCAAACATCCCCAGGCCTTCTTTGAGATCACCAAAACTAATTTCTAA
- the thiF gene encoding sulfur carrier protein ThiS adenylyltransferase ThiF, with the protein MQIVLNEQPLEITPDTRLHQLRDRVQPNADVLIRNGHAESGDPLLAEGDILVFIERGRIPTAKELEAQLVARHSPGVHKRLKQATVGIAGLGGLGSPIAVALARSGIGRLILVDFDVVEPSNLNRQQYFVDQLGQPKAHALKDTLARINPYVTVEAHVLRLTPENVSELFSEVDVQVEAFDAAEQKAMLVETFLSQCPGKPLVAGSGMAGFGPSNNIVTRRAAGNLYLVGDGETAAAPGTGLMAPRVGVAAHHQANAVLRLLLGEEP; encoded by the coding sequence ATGCAAATAGTACTCAACGAACAACCACTGGAAATTACGCCCGACACACGCTTGCACCAATTGCGGGACCGGGTTCAACCCAACGCGGATGTGCTGATCCGAAACGGTCATGCCGAGTCGGGTGATCCGCTATTAGCCGAAGGCGATATTCTGGTCTTTATTGAGCGCGGCCGTATCCCAACCGCTAAAGAACTCGAAGCGCAACTCGTAGCTCGCCATAGTCCCGGAGTCCATAAGCGTCTAAAACAAGCCACGGTCGGCATCGCCGGTCTCGGCGGACTCGGTTCGCCGATAGCGGTGGCACTGGCCCGCAGCGGTATCGGCCGCTTGATTCTGGTGGACTTCGATGTCGTCGAACCGTCCAATCTCAACCGCCAGCAATATTTTGTCGACCAGCTTGGACAGCCCAAGGCCCATGCCCTCAAAGACACCCTGGCCCGTATCAATCCTTACGTGACGGTGGAGGCCCACGTCCTGCGTCTGACCCCAGAAAACGTTTCAGAGTTGTTCAGCGAGGTCGATGTACAGGTCGAGGCCTTCGATGCCGCCGAGCAGAAAGCCATGCTGGTCGAAACCTTTCTCAGCCAATGTCCCGGTAAGCCACTGGTGGCCGGCTCCGGGATGGCAGGGTTTGGCCCGTCCAACAACATTGTTACCCGGCGCGCAGCTGGCAATCTCTATCTGGTTGGTGACGGCGAAACTGCCGCGGCCCCCGGTACCGGCCTGATGGCACCGCGGGTCGGTGTCGCCGCCCATCATCAGGCCAACGCTGTGTTGCGTCTGTTGCTGGGTGAAGAACCGTAA
- the thiE gene encoding thiamine phosphate synthase, translating into MHRPNPIDFSLYLISSMQALPQGRDLLQAIEQALQGGVDAVQLRDKNLPTSERLALAKELRTLTRRYRARLLINGSVDIALAAEADGVHLGTASLPIAEARSLLGPKRLIGYSAHGLEELSLVAEQGADFATFSPVFFTPSKAAYGSPQGLEQLTRACNTSPMPVFALGGINLSRIPDVRQAGVQGIAVISAILASSEPLRAARTLKTALTEN; encoded by the coding sequence ATGCACCGACCGAACCCCATCGACTTCAGTCTCTACCTGATCAGCAGCATGCAGGCCCTGCCGCAAGGCCGGGACCTGCTGCAGGCTATCGAGCAGGCCCTGCAGGGCGGAGTGGATGCGGTACAGTTGCGGGACAAGAATCTACCGACCAGCGAACGCCTGGCTCTAGCAAAGGAGTTACGCACCCTGACCCGCCGTTACCGGGCACGTCTGCTGATCAACGGTTCCGTCGATATCGCTCTGGCCGCCGAAGCCGACGGTGTCCATCTCGGTACCGCCTCACTACCGATTGCCGAAGCACGCAGCCTCCTTGGCCCAAAAAGGTTAATCGGTTACTCCGCCCATGGCCTGGAAGAACTGTCCCTGGTCGCCGAGCAAGGAGCCGACTTCGCAACTTTCAGCCCGGTTTTCTTCACCCCTTCCAAAGCGGCCTACGGCTCCCCTCAAGGACTGGAGCAACTGACCAGGGCCTGCAACACCAGCCCCATGCCGGTCTTTGCTTTGGGAGGCATCAACCTGAGCCGCATCCCAGACGTTCGTCAGGCGGGGGTTCAAGGGATTGCCGTTATCTCTGCAATTCTAGCCAGCAGCGAGCCTCTGCGGGCCGCCCGGACCCTGAAAACCGCTCTTACAGAGAATTAA
- a CDS encoding thiazole synthase: protein MDKLTIAGRSFASRLMVGTGKFASNELMAAALNASGSDIVTVALRRVDIDKPDDDLLAHIDRDRFLLLPNTSGARDAEEAVRLARLARAAGCEPWVKLEVTPDPYYLLPDPIETLKAAEILVKDGFTVLPYINADPVLAKHLQEVGTATVMPLGAPIGTNKGVRTRDSIAIIIEQAIVPVVVDAGLGAPSHAAEAMEMGADAVLVNTALAVTPDPARMAAAFAKGVEAGREAYLAGLGAIKDQAEASSPLTGFLRD, encoded by the coding sequence ATGGACAAATTGACAATCGCCGGCCGCAGCTTCGCCTCCCGTCTGATGGTCGGGACCGGAAAATTCGCCTCAAATGAACTGATGGCCGCGGCTCTGAACGCCTCCGGCAGCGATATCGTCACCGTCGCCCTGCGTCGCGTCGATATCGACAAGCCCGATGACGATCTGCTGGCCCACATCGACCGCGACAGGTTTCTGCTGCTGCCCAACACCAGCGGCGCCCGAGACGCCGAAGAAGCGGTGCGTCTGGCGCGCCTGGCCCGGGCCGCCGGCTGCGAACCCTGGGTCAAGCTTGAAGTGACCCCCGATCCCTATTACCTGCTGCCCGACCCCATCGAAACCCTTAAGGCGGCGGAGATCCTGGTCAAAGACGGCTTTACCGTGCTGCCCTATATCAACGCCGACCCGGTGCTGGCCAAGCACCTGCAGGAAGTCGGCACCGCGACGGTCATGCCTCTGGGCGCCCCCATCGGCACCAACAAGGGGGTCCGTACCCGGGACAGCATCGCCATTATCATCGAGCAGGCCATCGTGCCGGTGGTGGTCGACGCCGGTCTTGGCGCGCCCTCCCATGCCGCCGAGGCTATGGAGATGGGCGCCGACGCCGTACTGGTCAACACCGCCCTGGCCGTCACCCCCGATCCGGCCCGCATGGCGGCCGCATTCGCTAAAGGAGTTGAGGCCGGACGCGAGGCCTACCTGGCCGGTCTCGGTGCTATCAAAGATCAGGCCGAAGCCTCCAGCCCCTTAACCGGCTTTTTGCGAGATTGA
- a CDS encoding Fur family transcriptional regulator, translating into MAENNPSINNEKVQQMEAICRDRGLSLTHQRRALLHALSQRTDHPTADQLFDDLKENIHGLSRTTIYRILETFVRVGLVVKISSPQAKARFDADTSRHHHVSCVQCGAVADLPVSGFNLPSFPENHPSGFRLYDYSITFSGLCPRCQHSSKQSSQ; encoded by the coding sequence ATGGCCGAAAACAATCCAAGCATCAATAACGAAAAAGTTCAGCAGATGGAGGCTATCTGCCGTGACCGGGGACTCAGCCTGACCCACCAGCGGCGGGCACTGCTCCATGCACTGAGTCAACGCACAGATCACCCTACGGCTGACCAGCTCTTTGATGATCTCAAAGAAAATATTCATGGATTGTCTAGAACGACAATCTATCGAATCCTGGAAACCTTTGTCCGGGTCGGCCTGGTGGTCAAGATAAGCAGCCCGCAAGCCAAAGCACGCTTCGACGCCGACACCAGTCGCCACCACCATGTAAGCTGCGTTCAGTGTGGTGCAGTGGCCGACTTGCCCGTTTCTGGTTTCAATCTGCCGAGTTTCCCTGAAAACCACCCTTCGGGTTTTCGGCTTTACGATTACTCCATCACTTTTAGCGGACTTTGTCCCCGCTGCCAACACAGCAGCAAACAATCATCCCAATAA
- a CDS encoding YbaB/EbfC family nucleoid-associated protein produces the protein MAKGLGNIMKQAQQMQQKMARMQEELQSREVEASAGGGMVTATVNGAQQLVNLKVEPSVVDPEDVEMLQDLVLAAVNEAIKKSQAMAQEEMSKITGGMNIPGLM, from the coding sequence ATGGCCAAAGGTCTTGGAAATATCATGAAGCAGGCCCAGCAGATGCAGCAGAAGATGGCCCGTATGCAGGAAGAGCTGCAGTCCCGTGAGGTAGAGGCTTCGGCGGGTGGCGGTATGGTGACAGCCACGGTCAACGGCGCTCAGCAGTTGGTGAATCTCAAGGTTGAGCCGAGCGTGGTCGATCCGGAAGATGTCGAAATGCTCCAGGATCTGGTGCTGGCCGCTGTTAACGAGGCAATCAAAAAGAGTCAGGCCATGGCTCAGGAAGAGATGTCCAAGATTACCGGCGGTATGAATATTCCCGGTCTTATGTGA
- the thiH gene encoding 2-iminoacetate synthase ThiH: MTFLNEFNQWTPERVQQLIDAAGPAQVEQALANEHLRLMDLAALLSPAAEGYLEQLAQRAHRLTQQRFGKTIQLYAPLYLSNLCCNSCLYCGFNADNQMERRTLSLDEVEAEARILHERGFRHIQLLTGEAPGAVENAYLAAAVQKIRPFFSSISIEVYPMDECGYAQMVAAGVDNLTVYQETYERSLYDELHPYGPKRDFDWRLNAAERGGSAGLRSIGIGALLGLSDWRKEGFYVGLHARYLAKHFWRSRINISFPRLRPADGGFKPLAPVSDAALVQLICVMRLLMPDSALVLSTRESASLRDHLLPLGITQISAGSSTSPGGYGQQAESSQQFAIDDDRDAEEICSMLRAQGYDPVFKDWDRAFLDNSNR, encoded by the coding sequence GTGACCTTTCTAAACGAATTCAATCAATGGACTCCAGAGCGGGTGCAACAGCTGATCGATGCTGCCGGTCCCGCCCAGGTCGAACAGGCCCTGGCCAACGAGCATCTGCGCCTGATGGACCTGGCGGCGCTGCTATCACCAGCCGCCGAAGGCTATCTCGAACAATTGGCCCAAAGAGCCCATCGCCTCACCCAGCAGCGCTTTGGCAAGACCATTCAGCTCTATGCGCCCCTGTACCTGTCTAACCTCTGCTGCAACAGTTGCCTGTACTGCGGTTTTAACGCCGACAACCAGATGGAGCGCCGCACCTTAAGTCTCGACGAAGTGGAAGCCGAAGCCCGCATTCTGCACGAAAGGGGCTTTCGCCACATCCAACTGCTGACCGGCGAAGCGCCCGGCGCGGTCGAAAACGCCTATCTGGCTGCCGCGGTGCAGAAGATACGGCCGTTTTTTTCTTCCATCTCCATTGAAGTCTATCCCATGGACGAATGCGGTTATGCGCAGATGGTCGCCGCCGGTGTCGACAACCTGACCGTCTACCAGGAGACTTATGAGCGCAGCCTCTACGACGAGCTGCACCCCTACGGACCCAAACGGGACTTCGACTGGCGGTTGAACGCCGCCGAAAGGGGAGGATCTGCCGGATTGCGTTCCATCGGCATCGGTGCCCTGCTCGGCCTGAGCGACTGGCGTAAAGAGGGATTTTATGTCGGCCTGCACGCCCGCTACCTGGCCAAGCACTTCTGGCGCAGCCGGATCAATATCTCCTTTCCGCGCCTGCGACCTGCCGACGGCGGGTTCAAACCGCTGGCACCGGTTTCCGATGCGGCACTGGTGCAGCTGATCTGCGTCATGCGCTTGCTGATGCCCGACTCGGCGCTGGTGCTGTCGACCCGGGAGAGTGCCAGCCTGCGTGATCACCTGCTGCCGTTGGGCATCACCCAGATCAGCGCCGGTTCGTCCACCTCGCCAGGGGGCTACGGACAGCAGGCTGAATCGAGTCAACAATTCGCCATCGACGACGACCGAGACGCTGAAGAGATCTGCTCCATGCTGCGGGCCCAGGGATACGATCCGGTATTCAAGGACTGGGATCGGGCGTTTCTCGACAACTCCAATCGCTGA
- a CDS encoding two-component system sensor histidine kinase NtrB codes for MIFHKATFNQPDGSLGGLVGAILDITERKEAMARLQESEERYRQFFEDDLTGDFIARVDGRLLACNPSFARIFGFGSVEEALGLDMRNIHTDPGGREFLLERLRQERKIDRVALEAQAPDGRVLHLILNAVGIFDDRGELIEVRGYLLDDTERRGLADQLLHSQKMEAVGRLAAGLAHDFNNFLTAIIGYSDALKGMLVDPQQVRCAEQINLAGERAAALTDQLLALSRRQRLQPVELDVNALVASLKDMLQQLLGAEIELIVSPGSAIAPIMADAGRLEQVILNLVVNARDAMPAGGQLTISTANLLLDGAQAQAFLDAKPGQYVVLELVDEGQGITEDVLPHIFEPFFTTKQKGKGTGLGLATAYGIVAQTGGFMSVESQVGAGTTFRVFLPSIVSGAC; via the coding sequence GTGATATTTCATAAGGCGACCTTCAATCAGCCTGACGGAAGCCTGGGAGGGTTGGTCGGGGCCATCCTTGATATAACTGAGCGCAAGGAGGCTATGGCCCGCCTGCAAGAGAGCGAGGAGCGCTATCGACAGTTTTTCGAAGACGATCTGACCGGTGATTTTATTGCAAGGGTCGATGGTCGGTTGTTGGCCTGTAATCCGTCCTTTGCCCGGATATTCGGCTTCGGCTCGGTCGAAGAGGCCTTGGGTCTGGATATGCGGAATATCCACACCGATCCCGGGGGGCGAGAGTTCTTGTTGGAGCGATTGCGGCAGGAACGCAAGATAGACCGTGTTGCTTTGGAGGCTCAAGCGCCGGATGGACGAGTGTTGCATCTGATACTGAATGCCGTGGGTATTTTCGATGACCGGGGTGAACTGATCGAGGTCCGCGGCTACCTCCTTGACGATACGGAACGACGGGGTTTGGCGGATCAGTTGCTTCATTCCCAGAAAATGGAAGCTGTGGGGCGGCTTGCCGCCGGTCTTGCACACGATTTTAATAACTTTTTGACAGCCATTATCGGTTATAGCGATGCCTTGAAGGGCATGCTGGTCGACCCGCAACAGGTCCGTTGCGCCGAGCAGATCAATCTGGCGGGTGAGCGAGCCGCCGCATTGACCGATCAGCTGTTGGCTCTCAGTCGGCGGCAGCGGCTGCAACCTGTCGAGCTGGATGTTAATGCGCTTGTTGCCAGCCTTAAGGACATGTTGCAGCAATTACTCGGTGCCGAGATTGAACTGATTGTTTCGCCCGGATCGGCCATTGCCCCGATTATGGCGGATGCGGGTCGGTTGGAACAGGTGATTCTGAATCTGGTAGTTAACGCCCGGGACGCCATGCCGGCGGGGGGGCAGTTGACTATTTCTACGGCTAACCTGCTTCTCGATGGCGCGCAAGCTCAGGCATTTCTCGATGCAAAGCCGGGTCAGTATGTGGTGCTGGAGTTGGTCGACGAAGGTCAGGGGATCACGGAGGACGTGCTGCCGCATATTTTCGAGCCTTTCTTTACCACCAAGCAAAAGGGCAAGGGTACCGGTCTGGGGTTGGCAACGGCCTACGGCATTGTTGCGCAAACCGGAGGCTTTATGTCGGTTGAAAGTCAGGTTGGCGCCGGGACAACGTTTAGGGTCTTTCTGCCGAGTATTGTTTCGGGAGCCTGTTGA
- the thiS gene encoding sulfur carrier protein ThiS: MITLTVNGRPQSCSAANIHELLQELQLACSQVAVELNRNIVPRDNFEQTPLRDGDELEIVRFVGGG, from the coding sequence ATGATCACCCTGACCGTAAACGGCCGCCCACAATCGTGTTCTGCCGCAAATATCCACGAACTGCTGCAGGAGCTGCAACTTGCCTGCAGCCAGGTGGCGGTTGAACTCAATCGAAACATCGTACCCCGCGACAACTTTGAACAAACTCCCCTGCGCGATGGCGATGAACTGGAGATCGTCCGTTTCGTCGGCGGCGGCTGA
- the rd gene encoding rubredoxin: MDKYVCLVCGYVYDPEVGDPDNDIAPGTAFADIPEDWVCPICSAPKDQFDKE; this comes from the coding sequence ATGGACAAGTATGTTTGCCTAGTTTGTGGCTATGTTTACGATCCTGAAGTAGGTGACCCCGACAACGACATTGCGCCCGGGACCGCCTTCGCCGACATCCCCGAGGACTGGGTTTGTCCCATTTGCAGCGCCCCCAAAGACCAATTCGATAAAGAATAA
- a CDS encoding FprA family A-type flavoprotein, translating into MKALQIAEGIYDVGATDWNVRDFHGYSTDKGSTYNAFLIIDEKITLIDTVKEEFTEQMMEKIASVIDPKKIDYIISNHTEMDHSGALPRVVHRIGKDTPVYCSKMGLKNLSAHFGNKINFRAVADGEELSLGKRTLQFFETRMIHWPDSMFSYLKEDKILFSSDAFGQHYAGPEHFDDQIGEAIMPHAKKYFANILWLFAPMIKGLLTKLNGLNLPIEMICPDHGILWRDNPAKIVETYAEWCELQPQQNKALVIYDSMWHSTEAMADEIVAGLTAEGMVAKPMNLRHCHRSDVVTEAFDAKAIVVGSPTLNNGLFPTVADFLTYLKGLKPKNKQAAAFGSYGWSGEAPKLVAEQLAGMDLEMVEDPLRVQYVPDQEGCESCYEFGRRIAQAMK; encoded by the coding sequence ATGAAAGCGCTACAAATCGCCGAAGGCATTTATGACGTCGGTGCCACCGATTGGAATGTCCGTGATTTTCATGGTTACTCTACGGACAAGGGCTCTACCTACAATGCCTTTTTGATTATCGACGAAAAAATTACCCTGATCGACACGGTGAAAGAAGAATTCACCGAGCAGATGATGGAGAAAATCGCTTCGGTGATCGATCCGAAAAAGATTGACTATATCATCAGCAACCACACCGAAATGGACCACTCCGGGGCCCTGCCCCGCGTCGTACATAGAATCGGCAAAGACACACCGGTTTACTGCTCGAAGATGGGCCTGAAAAACCTCTCCGCCCATTTCGGAAACAAGATCAACTTTCGCGCGGTTGCCGACGGTGAAGAGTTGTCTCTTGGCAAACGCACCCTGCAGTTTTTCGAAACCCGCATGATTCATTGGCCGGACAGCATGTTCAGCTATCTCAAAGAGGACAAGATCCTCTTTTCCAGCGACGCATTCGGCCAGCACTATGCTGGCCCAGAGCACTTCGATGACCAGATCGGCGAGGCGATCATGCCCCACGCCAAGAAATATTTCGCCAACATCCTTTGGCTTTTTGCGCCGATGATCAAAGGATTACTGACCAAGTTGAACGGGCTCAACCTGCCCATCGAAATGATCTGCCCCGACCACGGTATTCTCTGGCGCGACAATCCGGCGAAAATCGTAGAAACCTATGCCGAATGGTGCGAACTGCAACCGCAACAGAACAAAGCCCTGGTGATCTACGACAGCATGTGGCACAGCACCGAGGCAATGGCCGATGAAATTGTTGCCGGACTGACCGCCGAAGGCATGGTGGCGAAACCGATGAATCTGCGCCATTGTCATCGCAGCGATGTGGTCACCGAAGCCTTCGATGCCAAAGCTATCGTGGTCGGCTCTCCGACACTTAACAACGGGCTATTTCCGACCGTGGCCGACTTTTTAACCTACCTCAAGGGGCTCAAGCCCAAGAACAAGCAGGCAGCCGCCTTTGGCTCCTACGGCTGGAGCGGCGAAGCCCCCAAGCTGGTGGCCGAACAATTGGCCGGCATGGACCTGGAAATGGTTGAAGACCCGCTGCGAGTACAATACGTTCCAGACCAGGAAGGATGCGAGAGCTGCTATGAATTCGGCCGCCGCATCGCCCAGGCAATGAAGTAA